In a genomic window of Vallitalea okinawensis:
- a CDS encoding thymidine kinase, with translation MAKLIYKFGSMGASKTANLLMTNYNYKTQGFGTLILKPEIDTRTHQVFSRIGIEHECLSFSRDQDLYSTIERLNVHAVFIDECQFCTYEQIEQLAHVVDDLKIYVFCYGLRTDFQSHLFEGSKRLFELADKIEQLPSVCECGNKSIMNERFINGRPTFEGEQIECGAEDKYITKCRKCYFEDQRKFKSETCIDKAI, from the coding sequence ATGGCAAAATTAATTTATAAGTTTGGGTCTATGGGAGCGTCTAAAACTGCTAATTTATTAATGACCAACTATAACTATAAAACTCAAGGGTTTGGCACCCTTATTTTGAAACCAGAAATTGATACAAGAACCCATCAGGTTTTTTCTCGTATAGGCATTGAACATGAATGTTTATCATTTAGCCGTGACCAGGACTTATATAGTACAATCGAACGTCTAAATGTACATGCTGTTTTTATAGATGAATGTCAATTCTGTACATATGAACAAATTGAACAATTGGCTCATGTCGTAGATGACTTGAAAATTTATGTATTTTGCTATGGTTTAAGAACAGATTTCCAATCCCATTTATTTGAAGGTAGTAAAAGATTGTTTGAGTTAGCTGACAAGATCGAACAATTACCTTCTGTCTGCGAATGTGGTAATAAGTCTATAATGAATGAACGCTTTATTAATGGAAGGCCTACTTTTGAAGGTGAGCAAATCGAGTGTGGTGCAGAAGATAAATACATTACCAAATGCAGGAAGTGTTACTTTGAAGATCAGAGAAAATTCAAAAGTGAAACCTGTATTGATAAAGCTATATAA
- a CDS encoding PPC domain-containing DNA-binding protein — protein MEFKRFNDMIVVRIDRGEEVVSKVMELAKKENIQLGVISALGAAGKATVGLFNTETKQYQKTELNGEYEITNLTGNISTMNDETYLHLHVTLSDEEYRAYGGHLNELVISGTCEMFIQVIDGQLDRRFDEEVGLNVFKF, from the coding sequence ATGGAGTTTAAACGTTTTAATGATATGATAGTGGTTCGAATTGATCGTGGTGAGGAAGTTGTATCAAAGGTAATGGAATTAGCTAAAAAGGAAAACATTCAACTTGGTGTTATCAGTGCTTTGGGAGCTGCTGGAAAAGCAACAGTTGGTTTATTCAATACAGAAACAAAGCAGTATCAAAAAACAGAATTAAATGGTGAATATGAAATTACTAATTTAACAGGGAATATATCTACAATGAATGATGAAACATATTTACATTTACATGTTACGCTTTCTGATGAGGAGTATAGAGCCTATGGCGGGCACTTAAATGAATTGGTGATCAGTGGAACCTGTGAAATGTTTATACAAGTGATAGATGGCCAATTAGATCGTCGCTTTGATGAAGAAGTTGGTCTTAATGTGTTCAAATTTTAG
- a CDS encoding NUDIX domain-containing protein, with protein MSKEVKKLDRQQVFKGRILDVVIDSITFPNGQEAKREMVIHHGAAAIVPFDNEGNIYLVEQYRHPVGDYILEIPAGTLEPGEDPKVCAERELEEEIGYKAGNIQHLMDIYPAVGFSTERIAIYTAHDLIESEQNLDEDEFVEVKKFSLDEIVEMIDNGQILDSKSICALLKIVKDMKLEQDTL; from the coding sequence ATGTCAAAAGAAGTTAAAAAATTAGATCGTCAACAAGTCTTTAAAGGTAGAATTTTAGATGTAGTCATTGATTCCATCACTTTTCCTAATGGTCAGGAAGCAAAGAGAGAGATGGTCATACATCATGGGGCTGCTGCCATTGTTCCATTCGATAACGAAGGTAATATTTATTTAGTAGAGCAATACCGTCATCCTGTTGGTGATTATATCTTAGAAATACCTGCAGGGACTTTGGAACCTGGAGAAGATCCAAAAGTTTGTGCTGAAAGAGAGCTAGAAGAAGAAATTGGCTATAAAGCAGGAAATATTCAGCATTTAATGGATATTTATCCAGCAGTTGGGTTTAGTACTGAAAGAATTGCTATCTATACAGCACATGATTTGATAGAATCTGAGCAAAATCTGGATGAAGATGAGTTTGTAGAAGTAAAGAAATTTTCTTTAGATGAGATTGTAGAGATGATTGACAATGGACAAATTCTAGATAGTAAAAGTATATGTGCCTTATTAAAAATAGTTAAGGACATGAAGTTAGAACAAGACACCTTATAA
- a CDS encoding PAS domain-containing sensor histidine kinase, with amino-acid sequence MAVSLSKLDDVKEIANALPVLYYKIDANDIIIDSIIGNLPVQNEELGKSIGESIHINCPLCLKSYLVEGIKKVREEKQLHEGTYLTTVDNSIVQCEVRYIPMDQEEIVIFIKVIKLENRMELLTFNQLKFTGLLDMCPDMICVVDFHECRIIEANDAFLNYFKLDKQKLENKHVLDLVLEDYFDILEAVAGGLLDNQIVKDLVVEAKVEGRHSYIKTSCIGVYDNNHLKYIFCILNDVEANKKLDEMKEIFIENMRLLNEVVEFDKMRTEFFSNVSHEFKTPINVLIGALKLMEMNLSKIVDEDLAKKMTRLHDSMRINCYRLLRLVSNLLDLTRIDSGYIKINYVNCDIIDLARSITSSINEYAIARQIQLEFKSDIDETIIGCDPEKIERILLNLLSNAIKFTSRGDNITVYVEANKNEVVMSVKDTGIGIKEDDQKVIFERFKQVNNHFNRNSEGTGIGLALVKSLVEMHNGRIWFESEFGKGTEFFVALPNTLTQCEANYYKGFNEFNTGDRVVMEFSDIYMA; translated from the coding sequence ATGGCAGTTAGTTTGTCGAAACTTGATGATGTTAAAGAAATAGCAAATGCTCTTCCAGTGTTGTATTACAAAATTGATGCCAATGATATTATTATAGATAGTATCATTGGAAATCTACCTGTTCAGAACGAAGAATTAGGTAAAAGTATAGGTGAAAGTATACACATCAATTGTCCACTTTGTTTAAAAAGCTACTTAGTAGAAGGAATCAAGAAGGTAAGAGAAGAAAAACAATTACACGAAGGGACCTATCTAACGACAGTTGATAACAGCATAGTGCAATGTGAAGTCAGATACATACCTATGGATCAAGAAGAAATAGTCATTTTTATCAAAGTTATTAAACTAGAAAATAGAATGGAATTATTAACATTTAATCAACTCAAGTTTACAGGTTTATTAGATATGTGTCCAGACATGATCTGTGTTGTAGATTTTCATGAGTGCAGAATCATTGAAGCTAATGACGCTTTTCTAAACTATTTTAAGTTAGATAAGCAAAAATTAGAGAATAAGCATGTTTTAGATTTGGTATTAGAAGATTATTTTGATATATTAGAGGCCGTTGCCGGTGGCTTATTAGATAATCAAATAGTCAAAGATTTAGTAGTGGAAGCAAAGGTAGAAGGGCGACACAGTTATATCAAAACCAGTTGTATTGGTGTCTATGATAATAATCATTTAAAATATATTTTCTGTATTTTAAATGATGTTGAAGCCAATAAAAAGTTGGATGAAATGAAAGAAATATTTATTGAGAATATGAGACTACTTAATGAAGTGGTAGAGTTTGATAAAATGCGAACAGAGTTTTTCTCTAATGTCTCACATGAATTTAAGACACCAATCAACGTTCTTATAGGGGCATTAAAATTAATGGAGATGAATCTATCTAAGATTGTTGATGAGGATTTAGCTAAGAAAATGACGAGACTTCATGATAGTATGCGTATTAACTGTTACCGTTTACTTCGTTTAGTTTCTAATTTACTGGATCTAACAAGAATTGATTCGGGTTATATCAAAATAAATTATGTTAATTGTGATATTATTGACTTAGCAAGAAGTATTACATCTTCTATCAATGAATATGCTATAGCTAGGCAGATTCAACTTGAATTTAAGTCAGATATTGATGAGACAATCATAGGTTGTGACCCAGAAAAAATAGAGCGAATTCTCCTTAATTTATTGTCTAACGCCATTAAATTTACTAGCAGAGGCGATAATATTACGGTCTATGTCGAAGCCAATAAAAACGAAGTTGTTATGTCCGTTAAAGATACGGGTATTGGAATAAAAGAAGATGACCAAAAAGTTATCTTTGAACGATTTAAGCAGGTTAACAATCATTTTAACCGTAATAGTGAAGGTACAGGTATTGGTTTAGCTTTAGTAAAATCTTTAGTGGAGATGCATAATGGGAGAATATGGTTTGAAAGTGAATTTGGGAAGGGGACAGAATTTTTTGTTGCCTTACCTAATACACTGACACAATGTGAAGCCAACTATTATAAAGGATTCAATGAATTTAATACTGGTGATCGTGTTGTTATGGAGTTTTCAGATATTTATATGGCTTAA
- a CDS encoding stage V sporulation protein S: MEVLKVATNSNPNSVAGALANCIREDGAAELQAIGAGALNQAIKAVIIARGYVAPSGLNLVCVPAFTDIQINGEERTAIKIIVEPK; encoded by the coding sequence ATGGAAGTGTTAAAAGTAGCGACTAACTCTAATCCAAACTCTGTAGCAGGTGCATTAGCAAATTGTATTCGCGAAGATGGGGCCGCAGAATTACAAGCTATCGGTGCCGGGGCATTAAATCAAGCAATTAAGGCAGTAATTATCGCAAGAGGATATGTAGCTCCCTCTGGTCTTAATTTGGTTTGCGTACCTGCATTTACAGATATTCAGATTAATGGGGAAGAAAGAACTGCCATTAAAATCATAGTAGAACCAAAATAA
- the recA gene encoding recombinase RecA, with product MDEKMKALDAAITQIQKQFGKGSIMKLGDSLEGLNVETIPSGSLSLDIALGVGGIPRGRIVEIYGPESSGKTTVALHMVAEAQQNGGIAGFIDAEHALDPEYARKLGVDVDNLYISQPDNGEQALEIAETMVRSGALDLVIIDSVAALVPKAEIEGDMGDSHVGLQARLMSQALRKLTGVVNKSKCSVIFINQLREKVGITFGNPETTTGGRALKFYSSIRLDVRRIETLKQSNNFVGNRTRVKVVKNKVAPPFKEAHFDIMYGEGISKEGDVLDLATNLDIVNKSGAWYSYGDTRLGQGRENVKAFFKENQELLEEIELRVRHHYGLIDEIEEGQASEGEK from the coding sequence ATGGATGAAAAAATGAAAGCTCTAGATGCGGCTATAACTCAAATACAGAAACAATTTGGTAAAGGATCAATTATGAAATTAGGTGATTCTTTAGAAGGATTAAATGTTGAAACGATACCATCAGGTTCATTAAGTTTAGATATAGCACTAGGTGTAGGTGGGATACCACGTGGTAGAATTGTTGAAATTTATGGTCCTGAGTCAAGTGGTAAGACAACTGTAGCACTTCATATGGTAGCTGAAGCTCAACAAAATGGTGGTATAGCAGGGTTCATTGATGCTGAGCATGCCTTAGATCCTGAATATGCCAGAAAGCTTGGTGTTGATGTTGATAACCTTTACATATCACAACCGGATAATGGAGAACAAGCTTTAGAAATAGCAGAAACGATGGTACGTTCAGGAGCTCTTGATCTGGTTATTATCGACTCTGTTGCTGCATTAGTACCAAAAGCAGAGATAGAAGGGGATATGGGAGATAGTCATGTAGGACTTCAAGCTCGTTTGATGTCTCAAGCATTAAGAAAACTTACTGGTGTTGTTAATAAATCAAAATGTAGTGTTATCTTTATCAATCAGTTAAGAGAAAAAGTTGGTATTACTTTTGGTAATCCTGAAACCACAACTGGTGGCCGTGCGCTTAAATTCTATTCATCTATAAGATTAGATGTTCGTCGTATAGAAACCTTGAAGCAAAGTAATAATTTTGTTGGAAATCGTACCCGTGTTAAAGTTGTTAAAAACAAAGTAGCACCTCCTTTTAAAGAGGCACACTTTGATATCATGTATGGCGAAGGAATATCTAAAGAAGGAGATGTACTAGATCTTGCTACTAATTTGGATATCGTCAATAAGAGTGGAGCCTGGTATTCTTATGGAGATACGCGTTTAGGTCAAGGTAGAGAGAATGTTAAAGCTTTCTTTAAAGAAAATCAAGAGTTATTAGAAGAAATCGAACTTCGTGTAAGACATCATTATGGGCTAATTGATGAAATTGAAGAAGGACAAGCCTCTGAAGGTGAGAAGTAA
- the purB gene encoding adenylosuccinate lyase, translating to MRINYESPLNSRYASTEMKYLFSPDKKFKTWRKLWLTLAEGQKELGLNITEEQIDELKKYVEDINYDVAEAREKEVRHDVMAHVYAYGEQAKKAKPIIHLGATSCYVGDNTDLIIMYEALEIIYGKIINAMSKLTEFAEKYKAMPTLGFTHYQPAQLTTVGKRACLWLEDLYLDYEDITYLLSIKRLRGVKGTTGTQATFLNLFEGDHDQVRKLDQLVASKLGYEATYPVTGQTYPRKFDSKVLNVLSSIAQSAYKFSNDIRLLQNLKEIEEPFGKNQIGSSAMAYKRNPMRSERISSLARYVVCNSLNPAITASTQWFERTLDDSANKRIAIPEAFLAVDAILDIMINVLDGLVVYPKVIEQRIMSELPFMATETILMEGVKLGGDRQELHERIRIHSMEAGKQVKLHGKPNDLIERILKDDAFGMTEEEIKDLLSPDNFTGRASEQVDDFLGEYIYPILEQNKAIIGMEVELKV from the coding sequence ATGAGAATAAACTATGAATCTCCATTGAATTCAAGATATGCAAGTACGGAAATGAAATATTTATTTAGCCCTGATAAAAAGTTCAAAACATGGCGTAAACTATGGCTTACTTTAGCAGAAGGACAAAAGGAATTAGGGTTAAATATAACAGAAGAGCAAATAGATGAGCTTAAAAAGTATGTTGAAGATATCAACTACGATGTTGCTGAGGCAAGAGAGAAAGAAGTGCGTCACGACGTCATGGCACACGTCTATGCATATGGTGAACAAGCTAAGAAAGCTAAACCTATTATTCATCTTGGAGCAACAAGTTGCTATGTAGGTGATAATACAGATTTAATCATAATGTATGAAGCTTTAGAAATAATTTATGGTAAAATTATAAACGCTATGTCAAAATTAACTGAATTCGCTGAGAAGTATAAAGCTATGCCCACATTAGGATTTACACACTATCAACCAGCCCAGTTAACGACAGTAGGTAAAAGAGCGTGTTTATGGTTAGAAGATCTTTATCTTGATTATGAAGATATCACTTATTTATTAAGCATCAAACGATTAAGGGGTGTTAAAGGTACGACAGGAACGCAGGCCACTTTTTTAAATTTATTTGAAGGAGATCATGATCAGGTTAGGAAATTAGATCAATTAGTTGCCTCAAAATTAGGTTATGAAGCAACATATCCAGTAACTGGCCAAACCTATCCACGTAAATTCGACTCAAAAGTTCTTAACGTATTAAGCAGTATCGCACAATCAGCTTATAAGTTCAGTAACGATATTCGTTTGCTACAAAACTTAAAAGAAATAGAAGAACCCTTTGGCAAAAATCAAATTGGTTCGTCTGCAATGGCTTATAAACGTAATCCGATGAGAAGTGAAAGAATTTCTTCACTTGCAAGGTATGTTGTATGTAACAGTTTAAACCCTGCTATTACAGCATCAACACAATGGTTTGAGAGAACATTAGATGATAGTGCTAATAAAAGAATTGCTATTCCAGAAGCATTTTTAGCTGTAGATGCCATATTAGATATAATGATTAATGTATTAGATGGTTTGGTAGTATACCCAAAGGTTATTGAACAAAGAATTATGAGTGAACTTCCTTTCATGGCAACAGAAACTATTTTGATGGAAGGTGTAAAGCTTGGCGGTGACCGTCAAGAGCTTCATGAAAGAATACGTATTCATTCCATGGAAGCAGGAAAACAGGTTAAACTTCACGGAAAACCAAATGATTTAATAGAGAGAATTTTAAAAGATGATGCATTTGGAATGACTGAAGAAGAAATCAAAGATCTTCTGAGCCCAGATAACTTTACTGGTAGAGCTAGTGAACAAGTTGATGATTTCTTAGGCGAGTATATTTACCCGATACTTGAGCAAAATAAAGCTATTATTGGTATGGAAGTTGAATTAAAAGTATAA
- a CDS encoding competence/damage-inducible protein A translates to MIAEIISIGTEILLGDILNTNARYLSRELAALGISVYFQSVVGDNPERLREVLLEAKSRSDIIITTGGLGPTEDDLSKETASEVFGVSLKEDPIAMNWIKEYFEKRHRTLSENNIKQGLIPEESIPLYNDNGTAPGFILTKEHCSLIMLPGPPSEMAPMFNKGVLPFLKSKQESILESEVLRICGIGEGHMEEEIKDLIIAQSNPTIAPYAKRGEVTLRITAKAKSTQEAQELIKPVKEAIYERLGDNVYGEGDTTLEAVVAEILIKNDLTIATAESCTGGLLSGQLINYPGISKVFKEGFITYSNEAKMNYLNVSSETLRQHGAVSEETACEMALGVARATNSDVGVSITGIAGPTGGTENKPIGLVYIGVSIGEDVKVKKIMCVGDRQKNRFTAVMNALDFLRRQLLISNLH, encoded by the coding sequence ATGATAGCAGAAATTATATCCATTGGTACAGAAATTCTTTTAGGAGATATACTCAATACAAATGCAAGATATTTATCAAGAGAATTGGCAGCATTAGGTATATCCGTCTACTTTCAATCTGTAGTAGGAGATAATCCAGAACGATTAAGAGAAGTCTTATTAGAAGCTAAATCAAGATCAGATATCATTATAACTACAGGTGGCTTAGGTCCTACAGAAGACGATCTCTCAAAGGAAACAGCGTCAGAAGTTTTTGGAGTATCCTTAAAAGAAGATCCCATTGCTATGAACTGGATTAAGGAGTATTTTGAGAAGCGACATCGTACATTATCAGAGAATAATATAAAGCAAGGGCTGATTCCTGAAGAATCCATACCTTTATATAACGATAATGGAACTGCACCTGGTTTTATTTTGACTAAAGAGCATTGCTCACTGATCATGTTACCAGGACCTCCGTCAGAAATGGCTCCTATGTTTAATAAAGGAGTTCTTCCTTTCCTTAAATCGAAGCAAGAAAGTATTCTAGAGTCGGAAGTACTACGCATTTGTGGTATCGGTGAAGGGCATATGGAAGAAGAAATTAAAGATCTTATTATTGCTCAGAGCAATCCAACAATTGCACCCTATGCTAAGAGAGGTGAGGTAACTTTAAGAATTACTGCTAAAGCCAAATCAACCCAAGAAGCTCAAGAATTAATAAAACCTGTTAAGGAAGCTATTTATGAGAGATTAGGCGATAATGTCTATGGGGAAGGTGATACTACCTTAGAAGCGGTTGTGGCAGAAATATTAATAAAGAATGATTTAACAATTGCTACGGCAGAGTCTTGTACAGGAGGTCTACTTAGCGGTCAGTTAATTAATTATCCTGGGATTTCAAAAGTCTTTAAAGAGGGATTTATAACATATTCTAACGAAGCCAAAATGAACTATTTAAATGTTTCCAGTGAAACCTTAAGACAACATGGGGCTGTTAGTGAAGAAACAGCCTGTGAAATGGCTTTAGGGGTGGCAAGAGCAACAAATAGTGATGTAGGTGTATCCATAACTGGTATTGCAGGTCCTACAGGAGGGACGGAAAATAAACCTATTGGATTAGTATATATAGGGGTCTCCATTGGTGAGGATGTTAAAGTAAAAAAAATAATGTGTGTTGGTGATAGGCAAAAGAATAGATTTACAGCTGTTATGAATGCTTTAGATTTTTTAAGAAGGCAGCTTCTGATAAGCAATTTGCATTAA
- the rny gene encoding ribonuclease Y, which translates to MGGYLVTALVVALVVGVLAFAFGVNYRKNIAEAQIGSAEGRARQIIDDALKTAEAKKRETMLEAKEDTLRIKNDIDKEVKERRNEMQRLERRLLQKEEALDRKVESYEKREAQLVKRAEELEGKEQKVNEMHQTQLKELERISGLTTDQAKDFLIRSVEDEVKHDMALKIKELETRAKEEAGKKAKEIIANAIQKCAADHVAETTVSVVSLPNDEMKGRIIGREGRNIRTLETLTGIDLIIDDTPEAVILSGFDPIRREVARIALEKLIVDGRIHPARIEEMVEKARKEVETIIREEGEAATFDTGVHGLHPELMRLLGKMKYRTSYGQNVLKHSIEVSHLSGLIAGEIGVDVRLAKRAGLLHDIGKAVDHEVEGSHVTIGAGLCKKFRESKIVINAVEAHHGDVEPESIIAVIVQAADSISAARPGARRETLETYITRLTKLEEIANGFKGVDKCFAIQAGRELRMMVIPEQVSDADMTLLAREVTKNIENELEYPGQIKVNLIRETRAIEYAK; encoded by the coding sequence TTGGGAGGATATTTAGTCACAGCATTAGTTGTAGCTCTCGTCGTAGGAGTTCTTGCCTTTGCTTTTGGTGTTAACTATCGTAAGAATATTGCGGAAGCGCAAATAGGTTCTGCAGAAGGTAGAGCACGCCAAATCATTGATGATGCGTTGAAAACTGCAGAAGCTAAAAAACGTGAAACAATGTTAGAAGCTAAGGAAGATACTCTTAGAATTAAGAATGATATTGACAAAGAAGTTAAAGAACGACGAAACGAAATGCAGCGTCTTGAAAGAAGACTTCTTCAAAAAGAAGAGGCTTTAGATAGAAAAGTTGAGTCTTATGAAAAAAGAGAGGCACAACTTGTTAAAAGAGCTGAAGAGCTTGAAGGAAAAGAGCAGAAAGTCAATGAAATGCATCAGACTCAATTAAAAGAGTTAGAGAGAATTTCAGGTCTTACTACAGATCAAGCTAAAGACTTCTTAATTAGATCCGTTGAAGACGAAGTGAAACATGATATGGCTCTTAAAATCAAGGAACTTGAAACGAGAGCAAAAGAAGAAGCCGGTAAAAAAGCAAAAGAGATAATTGCAAATGCAATTCAAAAATGTGCAGCAGATCATGTTGCTGAAACGACAGTTTCAGTAGTTAGTTTACCAAACGATGAAATGAAGGGTAGAATCATCGGTAGAGAAGGAAGAAATATCCGTACTCTAGAAACATTAACAGGTATTGATTTAATCATAGATGATACTCCTGAAGCAGTAATTTTATCAGGATTTGATCCTATTCGAAGAGAAGTAGCTCGTATTGCATTAGAGAAATTAATAGTTGATGGTAGAATTCACCCTGCACGAATTGAAGAAATGGTTGAAAAGGCTCGTAAAGAAGTTGAAACCATTATTCGTGAAGAAGGAGAAGCAGCTACATTCGATACAGGTGTACATGGATTACATCCAGAATTAATGCGATTACTTGGTAAAATGAAGTATAGAACAAGCTATGGACAAAATGTTCTTAAACACTCTATTGAAGTTTCTCATTTAAGTGGGTTAATTGCTGGAGAAATTGGTGTTGATGTAAGATTAGCTAAGAGAGCTGGTCTATTACATGATATTGGTAAAGCAGTGGATCATGAAGTTGAAGGTTCACATGTAACTATTGGAGCAGGACTTTGTAAAAAGTTTAGAGAATCTAAAATTGTTATTAATGCGGTTGAGGCTCATCACGGTGATGTAGAGCCAGAAAGTATTATTGCAGTTATTGTTCAAGCAGCAGATTCTATTTCAGCTGCAAGACCTGGAGCAAGAAGAGAGACATTAGAAACCTATATTACTCGACTAACTAAGCTTGAAGAAATTGCAAATGGATTTAAAGGTGTTGATAAATGCTTTGCAATTCAAGCAGGTAGAGAATTACGTATGATGGTCATCCCAGAGCAAGTAAGCGATGCGGATATGACACTTCTTGCAAGAGAAGTAACAAAGAATATTGAAAATGAATTAGAATACCCAGGTCAAATTAAAGTTAATTTAATAAGAGAAACTAGAGCTATTGAATATGCAAAATAA
- a CDS encoding regulatory protein RecX, whose amino-acid sequence MIVTQIIPLSKNNYLVYFLDWEELLLSKTEISQYKIAEGIDMRMELYQHLTNEVLIPKARNKAFNYLSYRNRSEKEMRNYLKDQGFNCTVLEFTITFLSRYNYIDDHEFAKSFIESKERSKPYGEKGLRYLLFQKGISNEIIETVLSERNDSAEIENCYKLLLKRGNSKAIPFEKKAKHIGYLQRRGFSYSTINEAFKLYDIHINDVL is encoded by the coding sequence ATGATAGTGACACAAATAATTCCTCTCAGTAAAAATAACTATTTAGTTTATTTTTTAGACTGGGAGGAACTTCTTTTAAGTAAAACTGAAATTAGCCAGTACAAGATAGCTGAGGGTATAGATATGAGGATGGAGCTTTATCAGCACTTGACCAATGAAGTTCTAATACCCAAAGCTCGTAATAAAGCCTTTAATTATTTGTCTTATCGGAACCGTTCTGAGAAAGAGATGCGTAACTATTTAAAAGATCAAGGTTTTAACTGCACGGTATTAGAGTTTACAATAACCTTTTTAAGTCGCTATAATTATATCGATGATCATGAATTTGCTAAAAGTTTTATTGAAAGTAAGGAGCGTAGTAAGCCTTACGGAGAAAAGGGACTACGATATTTACTTTTTCAAAAAGGAATATCGAATGAAATAATAGAAACTGTCCTATCAGAAAGAAATGATTCAGCTGAAATCGAAAATTGTTATAAGCTCTTACTTAAGAGAGGAAATTCTAAGGCAATACCTTTTGAAAAGAAAGCTAAGCATATAGGCTATTTACAAAGAAGAGGCTTCAGTTATAGCACGATTAACGAAGCATTTAAGTTATATGATATTCATATAAATGATGTACTATAA
- a CDS encoding pyridoxal phosphate-dependent aminotransferase, with amino-acid sequence MNLSIKMSDIKPSSTLAITAKAKQMKADGIDIVGFGAGEPDFDTPEHIKQAAIDAIESGFTKYTPATGILELKKAICNKLKRDNGLTYEPSQIVVSNGAKHSLTNTFMAILRPGDEVMIPAPFWLSYPQMVKMADGIPVIVKASKENDYKVTVDQLEAKVTTKTKAILINSPSNPTGMVYSKEELSSIAEFAVKHDLFIISDEIYEKLLYDGKEHISITSFGDEVIKRTIIINGVSKSYSMTGWRIGYAAAPLEIAKIMGNMQSHASSNPNAIAQKAALAAIAGPQECVGQMLVHFEDRRNYMVERLSKVKDISFVRPSGAFYVFIDISKLLGKTYKDQPLSDAKEFARVLLEDKSVAVIPCADFGFADHIRLSYAISKENIKKGLDRLEEFINAI; translated from the coding sequence ATGAATTTGTCTATTAAAATGTCTGATATAAAGCCTTCATCAACACTGGCTATTACAGCAAAAGCCAAGCAAATGAAGGCAGATGGAATTGATATAGTTGGTTTTGGTGCGGGTGAACCAGATTTCGATACACCAGAGCATATTAAACAAGCAGCCATTGATGCTATTGAATCTGGTTTTACTAAATATACACCTGCAACAGGGATCTTAGAGCTTAAAAAGGCAATATGTAATAAGCTTAAAAGGGATAATGGGCTTACATATGAACCTAGTCAAATTGTTGTAAGTAATGGAGCAAAACATTCATTAACAAATACTTTTATGGCTATTTTAAGACCTGGTGATGAAGTTATGATACCAGCACCCTTCTGGTTAAGCTATCCACAAATGGTAAAAATGGCTGATGGTATACCTGTTATTGTAAAAGCTAGCAAAGAGAATGATTATAAAGTGACTGTTGACCAATTAGAAGCAAAGGTTACAACTAAAACAAAGGCTATCCTTATTAATAGTCCAAGTAATCCAACAGGTATGGTTTATTCTAAAGAAGAATTATCGTCAATTGCAGAATTTGCAGTTAAACATGATTTGTTTATTATCTCAGACGAGATCTACGAAAAATTATTATACGATGGTAAAGAGCATATTAGTATTACATCTTTTGGAGATGAAGTTATAAAACGTACCATCATCATTAATGGTGTATCAAAAAGTTATTCCATGACTGGCTGGAGAATTGGTTATGCAGCAGCTCCTCTTGAGATTGCAAAGATTATGGGGAACATGCAAAGTCATGCATCTTCAAATCCTAACGCAATAGCACAAAAGGCAGCACTAGCAGCAATCGCTGGTCCACAAGAATGTGTAGGTCAGATGCTAGTACATTTTGAGGATAGAAGAAACTACATGGTAGAAAGATTAAGTAAAGTGAAAGATATTTCATTTGTTAGACCAAGTGGAGCTTTCTATGTATTTATTGATATTTCTAAATTGTTGGGTAAGACTTATAAAGATCAACCATTAAGTGATGCTAAAGAATTTGCTAGAGTATTATTGGAAGATAAGAGTGTTGCAGTTATACCATGTGCTGACTTTGGATTCGCTGATCATATACGATTATCCTATGCGATTTCAAAAGAAAACATCAAAAAGGGTTTAGATCGATTAGAAGAATTTATCAATGCTATATAA